A genomic stretch from Helianthus annuus cultivar XRQ/B chromosome 1, HanXRQr2.0-SUNRISE, whole genome shotgun sequence includes:
- the LOC110933560 gene encoding uncharacterized protein LOC110933560 yields the protein MLTSPESSSASTTTRVTTSSSQTTTINVTTSFTNKRFKPTINVTVVDVSGGDWARNRDNYGGGSRMYAFMYMQLHLKKFRISSPSAKIYPYFHFPPNLHPISPTLLLPKSCNPSDQSPPFAAVTTTSTFFRCHHCNPLAAVTTATTSAAATATTHPIPVASPPPSLFQASPSPKLPPHPPTGHKTNPHLQPPSSSTAPKPTPAAVITNNPLTSKIDLGPDLQVQYHQRVLPALATAMDGFNNPRVQEHFQKYYDVVMPYLKAILVNANDKANHMLRDKAMECISLVGMAVRKEKFRDDAKQVMEVLMSLQGSQMETDDPTTSYMLQEPDIEICASMLDALNECIQVSGPLLDENQVRSIVDEIKQVITASSSRKTERAEGAKAEDFDTEEGELLKEENEQLEEVFDQVLTMLVVDTIDLVVNL from the exons ATGCTGACTTCACCGGAGTCGTCGTCTGCTTCCACAACGACAAGGGTTACTACTTCATCAAGCCAGACAACGACGATTAATGTTACGACTTCATTCACCAATAAAAGATTCAAGCCAACGATTAATGTTACAGTTGTGGATGTATCTGGTGGTGATTGGGCTCGTAACCGCGACAATTATGGTGGCGGAAGTCGTATGTATGCGTTTATGTATATGCAATTGCATC TCAAAAAATTTCGTATCTCATCCCCGAGCGCCAAAATCTACCCTTATTTTCATTTCCCTCCTAATCTTCACCCCATTTCCCCAACCCTCTTGCTGCCAAAGTCTTGCAACCCCTCCGACCAATCCCCACCTTTTGCCGCCGTCACCACCACTTCCACATTTTTTCGTTGTCACCATTGCAACCCCCTTGCCGCCGTCACCACCGCAACCACCTCCGctgccgccaccgccaccactcACCCCATTCCCGTCGCGTCACCACCTCCGTCGCTGTTTCAGGCGAGTCCATCTCCAAAATTACCACCACACCCACCAACCGGGCACAAGACGAACCCCCACCTTCAACCTCCATCTTCATCCACCGCTCCGAAACCAACACCAGCAGCCGTCATCACCAACAACCCACTAACATCCAAAATCG ATCTAGGCCCAGACTTGCAAGTTCAATACCATCAAAGAGTGCTACCAGCTCTAGCTACTGCAATGGACGGCTTTAATAACCCGCGAGTTCAG GAACACTTCCAAAAGTACTATGATGTAGTCATGCCTTATTTAAAAGCTATATTAGTTAATGCAAATGATAAAGCCAATCATATGCTTCGAGATAAGGCCATGGAATGCATTAGTTTGGTTGGAATGGCTGTTAGGAAGGAAAAATTTAGAGACGATGCTAAGCAG GTAATGGAAGTGCTCATGTCGTTGCAAGGATCTCAAATGGAGACTGATGATCCCACTACCAGCTACATGCTTCAA GAACCCGATATAGAAATCTGCGCAAGTATGCTGGATGCCTTGAATGAATGTATACAG GTATCTGGACCACTTTTAGATGAAAATCAGGTGCGAAGCATAGTGGATGAAATTAAGCAGGTGATCACAGCAAGTTCGAGTAGAAAAACCGAAAGAGCAGAAGGGGCTAAAGCTGAAGATTTTGATACTGAGGAAGGAGAATTGCTTAAAGAGGAAAATGAGCAACTAGAAGAAGTCTTTGACCAGGTTCTTACAATGCTCGTTGTAGATACCATTGATCTCGTGGTGAATCTTTGA